The following proteins come from a genomic window of Flavobacterium crocinum:
- a CDS encoding SpvB/TcaC N-terminal domain-containing protein, whose amino-acid sequence MKKKIIFLLFLIGTFLFASNLGDYKIPSFITDKFSEKESAISESKSDADIEVKNESKGTKLFSADIEQGIIGINSLDEVDDAYDNVFHLKIDELPQADENAYLEYDLFGYDETASISRSLNNEPSIGGQFVSQNKAWTKQAELLSENSLRTGDNVLLFTAPEGVSNGYKIKNVRIVYKKNIPEENNFKLLKAANKLYIKGTNFPSKIKKLTIAGISVDVNQPEFELVLDAENTTRFIPVLKETVRGLILKEKIELNQFLKVESFRPIENAKERVFKDINFETANNLEYKNFSAVFPVGALKNNLTISVSGLRKIDIAPLNASMVNVTNGNAGFRLLPHGTIFEKAATLSLPYSKKAIPEGYTEKDINVFYFDEDKRLWQEVSKDSLDVKQGLITAKTTHFTDFIAGIVKMPESPETSGYTPTSIKDLKAASPLVGIQSIEPPTPNVRGTASTSFPIVVPNGRGGMQPSLKLQYDSDGGHSWAGMGWDVSVPSVSIETRWGAPRYDAANETESYTISGEALIPNSHRAEWIGRTPDKQFFPRREGAFQQIIRKGASPKDYYWVVKDKSGNASYYGGTTSGLSVNGVLQDANGNIGYWALCLQVDLNGNTVEYEYDKRDGGIYLKKIYYTGFGSQKGNYNVTFVKNGDLGEPNRQDVQLSARLGFKQLNNQLLRKIEVRYKNDMIRSYELQYKEGAFKKTLLESVSEYDTESKLFYTNKLDYFDDVRDASGKYNPFGPEESWSVPSDNLKNNSIPSFTNALFSGKHSLVSSTEGFTTGVSYRLGLGFATNAGSLKGFTIGGHGGNNWGNSETIATLEDIDGDGLPDKVFKNNNGVYYRKNLAGTGQLAFGDLQELNISDVGFSKSSSFNWGVDLNMTYGNIGFDQQRSSNKTKAYFMDFNGDGLVDFVRNGQVYYNRLENGIPTFKNSSAGTPSPVFGGGNVTIPGYTTIPLEEIEKQNPLHDVVRMWEAPVKGIISVSHQYQLIPESTPERIKRREEYVNNAGEDKADGVHLYFQKGNTVIWNEAIAATDYGTKSKQNTAIAVEKGERLYFRVSSVKDGNFDTVNWDPTITYSQIKHFDRGTNGNTTESDFTIPASLQDVNAYSLVTYQASTDFFSSSNEGGVVPVAGNVVLKGILNKPVTSDHIKLVVKKTYLDLSQIPVILYEKTFLANEVGSFDLSSITLPAFEAETMVSLSLQTETNINWQTISFTPTVTVPAYPGELVKEVPLGVSHLFYNKREGNYNMTGVTSTSSGKVKLSILAQDLTLATPAQYPGNINDFDGDVIISAKQNNTLLARNRYQITAGILSLVNNAFDNSVTYPDAVLGVPIQLEMTVSNARSITIIKNYPKADALNIQVQVTDIVNASVWNQATDDFSIYSLLNDDERSLGLYYRQWCGFAINGNLASNTIDQTLLKKSDAYSTTPDLGNTDPESYEGTDYEVAKSYFVSLNPSYTKAKWEGLEEGIYIQGPTIGTSRLGEDDISEYTDFTLPNLPGGSTSALDMISESKSKSLSAGASVGPANVGYSKSIDGDSYVTQTMSDFNGDKFPDYIRGENVQLTAPVGKISNEVVNMGDNFSHSKTSTEGPNFGGSYSHGAPSNSISMTVGKSNVKRDAAKETASKEAEKGGNSIAVSASQGKGEDHAAMIHSDINGDGLPDKISDSGDVYLNTGYGFLPAEKWNHKSLNGGKSTDWSAGLGFSIKQGSISGGANYARSQSDSEESLMDINGDGLADKIKYEGSTMQVSLNLGNSFAAPVVYPKYSEMNQNKGVSYGMNANFSIDIVIWLLRITPTLGGSQGWSTNRSEGTFMDIDGDGNLDYVVSKEDGHLTAQLSNIKRTNKLKGVTNGAGNSYTVDYELIKPSYENPSAKWVLQTVTVFDGHVGDGIDNSIAKFRYENAYHDRREREFYGFEKVIEEEIDASDNSLFSTTVQEYHNHDYFRKNLLKRSYTLDKDGKIRKESENEYSLVDVATQASISESELNLPSCDDKRVFAGLIHTNEKIYEAGGEYLETNIFNTYDANGNIIQYEDLGNGSADDKVTAKIAYHESINPYYGGIAKQLEVYTSEGLRRKRTAAVNPATAEVTQISNYSAADKIAVTDIAYDTYGNIEKITGPVNHKGQRMTLEYVFDSENHQYMTEIKDAFGYQNKVEFDYRFGVPLKTTDRNDQSTIYTLDTKGRVSTIKGPYEIASGRPYTIAYEYFPEAEVPYAKTRNYDPELDKDIETYTYTDGLGRPLQVKKTASLFTQPGSPDQEAHVVSGRIIYDGLERPIATYYPTTTTTMDNNFSTAVSNVEPTKTDYDEVGRPIKVTLPDGSTNTTSYTIINHDGLSVLNTTQTDALNRTSSTYTDAAGQNVAVVQNDLVTKIETNALGETVKVTDAMDHITRMSYDWVGKRIEYTHPDAGTTTMEYDLAGNLTKRITQDLKNTVPNGGAVEYVYNYNRLEFIKYPKNPQNNVQYNYGKADGTPSRRGRVWFVQDATGGQEFFFGKLGEVEKEIRTLRITPTDVQTYISQFEYDTWNRIQKMTYPDGEVVEYTYNRAGNLQSMKGKKESHTYDYIKQLSYDEFEQRKYLKYGNDTETNYTYDAVMRRLQQLQVRSGERQVLNNAYGYDRVGNVLSIKNTAPIINNSLGGTSSQEYQYDDYYRLKSAKGSYQGEFTKASYELNMSYNKMHNITKKDLLHTLNNEQKGYVLDYAYDNELHPHAPSKIVETAKEDPREYLYDGNGNPTSYTETQSFRKMTWDEENRLMGINDNGRIYQFSYDSNGERVIKSSADSQNVVINGENAATIIHTDDYTGYVSPYFVIRKGKFTKHYFEGSGRIVSKLGNGTFAQPLGLTAGGVNYTNLSAEQQKALDAYVKSLGLPPGPPTQQGIYATPEFTGNPYPSEVLKPVEENQEPPEGWPRNPIFNAPGDVPGPPVQFGPPIEPTTVQAGEGFTGTGMPENDIFYFHADHLGSTSYITAKNGSISQHVEYIAFGEILFEEHATSFSSPYLFNGKELDRETNLTYYGARYLDMKASLWLSVDPLMFKEDFFDEPESSNGGGFNSFNLTSYAFSYNNPVKYVDPDGECPNCATAAAGALIGGIIGGAIEAGTQLYKNGKVDNWKAVGGAAVQGAVVGGAAGFTGGASLLVTAGVSGGANAVGGAASRAIQGQKTTVRDVVVDGTVGAVLGAGGKLVGNAVKNSTNNLSRSAKGKLGEAITEIKYRGRGYVSQGKAQVMTGGRTPTGRQAKALFDHDMKNIFTGRRLTVESKFNTSGLTRNQRTAINRGAQVIIDRTTSQGLGNAAKTATVGAGGGIAAQRNTRD is encoded by the coding sequence ATGAAAAAGAAAATTATATTCCTGCTATTTTTAATAGGTACATTTTTGTTTGCTTCCAATTTAGGTGATTATAAAATTCCTTCTTTTATTACGGATAAGTTTTCAGAAAAAGAATCCGCGATTTCAGAATCAAAATCAGATGCTGATATTGAGGTAAAGAATGAAAGTAAAGGCACAAAATTATTTTCTGCTGATATTGAACAAGGAATTATAGGAATCAACAGCCTTGATGAAGTGGATGATGCTTATGATAATGTTTTTCATCTTAAAATTGATGAATTACCGCAAGCTGATGAAAATGCCTATCTGGAATATGATTTGTTTGGTTACGATGAGACAGCATCGATCTCAAGAAGTCTAAACAATGAACCAAGTATTGGAGGACAATTTGTATCGCAAAATAAAGCCTGGACCAAACAAGCCGAATTATTATCTGAGAATTCTCTTCGAACTGGTGATAACGTTTTATTGTTTACAGCGCCAGAAGGAGTTTCAAATGGATATAAAATTAAAAACGTACGAATAGTATATAAAAAAAATATTCCAGAAGAAAATAATTTTAAACTCCTGAAAGCAGCAAATAAATTGTACATAAAAGGGACAAATTTTCCATCCAAAATAAAGAAACTTACCATTGCAGGAATTTCTGTAGATGTAAATCAGCCAGAATTTGAATTGGTTTTAGATGCAGAAAATACGACCCGGTTTATTCCTGTGCTAAAAGAGACTGTGAGAGGTCTAATTTTAAAAGAAAAAATAGAATTAAATCAGTTTTTAAAAGTAGAAAGTTTTAGACCGATTGAAAATGCCAAAGAACGTGTTTTTAAGGATATTAATTTTGAGACAGCCAATAATTTAGAGTACAAAAACTTTTCTGCAGTATTTCCAGTTGGTGCCTTAAAAAACAATCTTACCATTTCGGTAAGTGGTTTAAGAAAAATAGATATTGCACCTTTAAACGCTTCAATGGTGAATGTTACTAATGGGAATGCAGGATTTAGATTACTGCCTCATGGAACCATTTTTGAAAAAGCTGCGACACTTTCACTTCCTTACAGCAAAAAGGCAATTCCAGAAGGATATACAGAAAAGGATATAAATGTATTTTATTTTGATGAAGACAAACGTCTTTGGCAGGAAGTCAGCAAAGATTCGTTAGACGTTAAACAGGGATTAATTACAGCAAAAACAACACATTTTACCGATTTTATTGCAGGAATTGTAAAAATGCCGGAATCTCCAGAAACTTCTGGTTATACACCAACAAGCATAAAAGATTTAAAAGCAGCTAGTCCGCTGGTTGGAATTCAATCTATAGAACCGCCAACTCCAAACGTACGCGGAACTGCAAGTACTTCTTTTCCTATTGTCGTTCCAAATGGAAGAGGAGGAATGCAGCCTTCTTTAAAATTACAGTATGATAGTGATGGCGGCCATAGTTGGGCCGGAATGGGCTGGGATGTTTCTGTTCCTTCTGTAAGTATTGAAACGCGCTGGGGAGCACCACGATATGATGCAGCAAACGAAACAGAAAGTTATACCATTAGCGGAGAAGCTTTAATACCAAATTCACACAGGGCAGAATGGATTGGAAGAACACCAGATAAACAGTTCTTTCCAAGACGCGAAGGTGCTTTCCAGCAGATCATTCGTAAAGGAGCATCACCAAAAGATTATTATTGGGTAGTAAAAGATAAAAGCGGAAATGCCAGTTATTATGGAGGTACAACGTCTGGACTTTCAGTAAATGGTGTGCTTCAAGACGCGAACGGAAACATTGGGTATTGGGCACTTTGTCTTCAAGTTGATTTGAACGGAAATACGGTAGAATATGAATATGACAAAAGAGATGGTGGCATTTATCTTAAAAAAATATACTATACAGGTTTTGGTTCTCAAAAAGGAAATTACAATGTTACGTTTGTAAAAAATGGTGATTTAGGTGAACCGAACCGTCAGGATGTACAACTATCTGCAAGATTAGGTTTTAAGCAGTTAAACAATCAATTGTTAAGAAAAATTGAAGTACGTTACAAAAACGACATGATTCGCAGTTATGAACTGCAATACAAAGAAGGAGCTTTTAAAAAGACTTTGTTAGAATCGGTTTCAGAATATGATACAGAGTCCAAGTTGTTTTACACCAATAAATTAGACTACTTTGATGATGTTCGTGATGCTTCAGGAAAATACAATCCTTTTGGACCTGAAGAAAGTTGGAGCGTACCAAGTGACAATTTAAAAAACAACTCTATTCCGTCTTTTACTAATGCTTTGTTTTCAGGAAAACATTCTCTGGTAAGCAGTACAGAAGGTTTTACAACAGGAGTAAGTTATAGGCTTGGTCTGGGTTTTGCTACTAATGCTGGAAGTTTAAAAGGATTTACTATTGGTGGTCATGGAGGAAATAACTGGGGAAATTCTGAAACTATTGCCACTTTAGAGGATATAGACGGAGATGGATTGCCAGATAAAGTATTCAAAAATAATAATGGTGTTTATTATCGAAAAAACTTGGCAGGAACTGGGCAGCTGGCTTTTGGAGATCTTCAAGAACTTAATATCAGTGATGTAGGATTTTCAAAATCTAGTTCGTTTAACTGGGGTGTCGATTTAAATATGACTTATGGAAATATTGGTTTTGATCAACAGCGTTCCAGTAATAAAACCAAAGCCTATTTCATGGATTTTAATGGAGATGGTCTTGTTGATTTTGTTCGTAATGGGCAGGTATATTACAACCGATTAGAAAATGGAATCCCAACCTTCAAGAATAGCAGTGCGGGTACACCGTCACCAGTTTTTGGAGGAGGAAATGTTACTATTCCAGGTTATACAACTATTCCTTTGGAAGAGATAGAAAAACAAAATCCGCTTCACGATGTTGTGCGTATGTGGGAAGCTCCTGTAAAAGGGATAATTTCGGTATCGCATCAATATCAATTAATTCCTGAATCTACTCCAGAACGAATTAAAAGACGTGAGGAATATGTAAATAATGCCGGTGAAGACAAAGCCGATGGGGTTCATTTGTATTTTCAAAAAGGAAATACAGTAATTTGGAACGAAGCAATTGCGGCTACAGATTACGGTACTAAGAGCAAACAAAATACGGCCATTGCCGTAGAAAAAGGAGAACGATTGTATTTTAGAGTTAGCTCTGTTAAAGATGGGAATTTTGACACTGTAAACTGGGATCCAACCATTACTTATTCGCAGATCAAACACTTTGACAGGGGAACTAATGGAAATACAACAGAAAGTGATTTTACCATTCCAGCTTCTTTACAAGATGTAAACGCGTATTCCTTGGTCACTTATCAAGCAAGTACCGATTTTTTCAGCAGTTCTAATGAAGGCGGAGTCGTGCCGGTAGCAGGAAATGTCGTTTTGAAAGGGATTTTAAATAAACCTGTTACCTCAGATCACATCAAACTGGTTGTCAAAAAAACATATTTAGATTTGTCTCAGATTCCAGTTATTCTTTATGAAAAAACTTTCTTAGCCAATGAGGTTGGTTCGTTCGATTTGTCATCAATTACGCTGCCTGCATTTGAAGCTGAGACTATGGTATCATTGTCCTTACAGACAGAAACCAATATCAATTGGCAGACAATTTCTTTTACGCCGACTGTTACTGTTCCTGCTTATCCAGGAGAATTGGTAAAAGAAGTTCCCTTAGGAGTTTCTCATTTGTTTTACAACAAACGAGAAGGAAATTATAATATGACTGGTGTAACTTCTACTTCGTCAGGAAAAGTAAAACTAAGTATTCTAGCCCAGGATTTGACACTCGCAACTCCTGCTCAATATCCAGGTAATATTAATGATTTTGATGGAGATGTTATTATTTCTGCTAAACAAAATAATACATTATTAGCACGTAATCGTTATCAAATTACAGCAGGCATTTTGAGTTTGGTAAATAATGCATTTGATAATTCCGTTACGTATCCGGATGCTGTTTTGGGAGTTCCAATTCAATTAGAAATGACAGTTTCTAATGCACGATCTATAACTATTATTAAGAATTATCCAAAAGCTGATGCCCTAAATATTCAAGTTCAAGTTACAGATATAGTCAATGCTTCGGTATGGAACCAGGCTACAGATGATTTCAGTATTTATAGTCTTTTGAATGACGATGAAAGAAGTTTAGGATTGTATTATCGTCAATGGTGTGGATTTGCTATTAATGGAAATTTAGCATCAAATACTATTGATCAGACACTTCTAAAAAAATCAGATGCCTACAGCACAACACCCGATTTAGGAAATACAGATCCTGAAAGTTATGAAGGAACTGACTATGAAGTTGCAAAAAGTTATTTTGTATCATTAAATCCGTCTTATACTAAAGCAAAATGGGAAGGTTTAGAGGAAGGAATATACATACAAGGACCAACAATTGGTACATCAAGGCTGGGAGAAGATGATATTTCGGAGTATACTGACTTTACACTTCCTAATCTGCCTGGCGGCAGTACTTCTGCGCTGGATATGATAAGCGAAAGTAAAAGTAAAAGTCTTTCTGCTGGAGCGTCTGTTGGACCTGCCAATGTTGGTTATAGTAAGTCAATTGATGGCGACTCTTACGTAACACAAACAATGAGCGATTTTAATGGAGATAAATTTCCAGATTATATTCGTGGAGAAAATGTGCAGCTTACAGCTCCAGTTGGGAAAATTTCCAACGAAGTAGTCAATATGGGAGATAACTTCAGCCATTCTAAAACAAGTACGGAGGGACCAAATTTTGGAGGAAGCTACAGCCACGGAGCTCCATCAAATTCAATTAGTATGACCGTTGGTAAATCTAACGTAAAAAGAGATGCTGCTAAAGAAACCGCGTCAAAAGAGGCAGAAAAGGGAGGTAATAGTATTGCGGTAAGTGCTTCTCAAGGAAAAGGAGAAGATCATGCGGCAATGATTCATAGTGATATTAATGGGGATGGACTTCCAGATAAAATTTCAGATTCTGGTGATGTTTATTTGAACACTGGATACGGATTTTTACCGGCAGAAAAATGGAACCACAAAAGTTTGAATGGAGGTAAATCAACAGATTGGAGTGCTGGTTTAGGTTTTAGTATCAAACAAGGATCTATTTCTGGTGGAGCCAATTATGCAAGATCACAATCTGATAGTGAAGAATCTCTTATGGATATTAATGGTGACGGACTTGCTGATAAAATTAAATATGAAGGAAGTACCATGCAGGTTTCCTTAAACTTAGGTAATTCTTTTGCAGCACCAGTTGTCTATCCGAAATATTCAGAAATGAATCAGAATAAAGGAGTAAGCTACGGAATGAATGCTAATTTCTCAATAGACATTGTTATTTGGCTGCTTCGTATTACACCAACTCTTGGAGGAAGCCAAGGATGGAGCACAAACCGTTCTGAAGGAACTTTTATGGATATTGATGGTGATGGAAATTTAGATTATGTGGTTTCAAAAGAAGATGGACATTTGACAGCACAATTATCAAATATCAAAAGGACTAATAAATTAAAAGGCGTTACCAATGGGGCAGGAAATAGTTATACGGTAGATTACGAACTAATAAAACCAAGTTACGAAAATCCATCAGCTAAATGGGTTTTACAAACCGTTACAGTTTTTGATGGACATGTTGGAGATGGTATTGATAATTCGATAGCTAAATTTAGATATGAAAATGCTTATCATGATCGTCGCGAAAGAGAGTTTTATGGTTTTGAAAAGGTAATCGAAGAAGAAATAGATGCGTCTGATAATTCATTATTTTCGACAACGGTTCAAGAATATCACAATCACGATTATTTTAGAAAAAATCTTTTAAAGCGCAGCTATACTTTAGATAAGGATGGCAAAATACGCAAAGAGTCTGAAAATGAATACAGCTTAGTAGATGTTGCTACACAAGCCAGTATTTCGGAATCTGAATTAAATTTACCATCATGTGACGATAAAAGAGTTTTTGCTGGATTAATTCATACCAACGAAAAAATTTACGAAGCAGGAGGTGAATATCTAGAAACGAATATTTTCAATACTTATGATGCAAACGGAAACATCATTCAGTACGAAGATTTAGGAAATGGTTCAGCTGATGATAAAGTTACAGCCAAAATAGCATATCATGAAAGCATTAATCCATATTATGGAGGTATAGCAAAACAGTTAGAAGTTTACACAAGTGAAGGATTAAGACGTAAAAGAACCGCGGCTGTAAATCCTGCAACAGCAGAAGTAACGCAGATAAGCAATTACAGTGCAGCGGATAAAATTGCTGTTACTGATATTGCATATGATACTTACGGAAATATCGAAAAAATTACTGGTCCTGTCAATCATAAAGGACAGCGTATGACTTTGGAATATGTATTTGATTCAGAAAATCACCAATACATGACCGAAATAAAAGACGCCTTTGGTTATCAGAACAAAGTAGAATTCGATTACCGTTTTGGAGTGCCTCTTAAAACAACAGATCGTAACGATCAAAGTACTATTTATACTTTGGATACAAAAGGTCGTGTATCAACAATAAAAGGGCCTTATGAAATTGCTTCAGGCAGACCATACACGATTGCTTATGAATATTTTCCAGAAGCAGAAGTTCCGTATGCCAAAACTAGAAATTATGATCCAGAACTTGACAAAGACATCGAAACCTACACGTATACAGATGGATTAGGAAGACCTTTGCAGGTAAAGAAAACAGCAAGTTTATTTACACAGCCCGGAAGTCCAGATCAGGAAGCTCACGTTGTTTCGGGGCGTATAATTTATGATGGATTAGAAAGACCAATAGCCACCTACTATCCAACCACGACCACTACGATGGATAATAATTTTAGTACAGCAGTGTCTAATGTTGAGCCAACTAAAACCGATTATGATGAGGTTGGGCGTCCAATTAAAGTAACATTGCCAGATGGAAGCACCAATACAACATCTTATACCATTATCAATCATGATGGACTGTCAGTACTAAATACAACACAGACAGATGCTTTAAACAGAACAAGTTCAACTTATACAGATGCTGCAGGGCAAAATGTAGCCGTTGTACAAAATGATTTGGTAACAAAGATTGAAACTAATGCACTGGGAGAAACGGTAAAAGTAACGGATGCCATGGATCATATTACCAGAATGAGTTACGACTGGGTAGGAAAACGTATTGAATATACGCATCCAGATGCTGGAACAACAACTATGGAATATGATTTGGCAGGAAATTTAACCAAACGCATAACGCAAGATTTAAAAAATACCGTTCCAAATGGCGGTGCTGTAGAATATGTCTATAATTATAATCGTTTAGAATTTATAAAATACCCTAAGAATCCACAGAATAATGTACAATATAATTATGGAAAAGCTGATGGAACTCCATCTCGACGAGGAAGAGTGTGGTTTGTACAGGATGCAACTGGAGGACAAGAATTTTTCTTTGGGAAATTAGGAGAGGTTGAAAAAGAAATTCGCACACTTCGTATTACGCCTACAGATGTACAAACTTATATTTCACAATTTGAATACGATACATGGAATCGTATCCAGAAAATGACCTATCCTGATGGAGAAGTAGTAGAATACACTTATAACCGCGCTGGAAATCTGCAAAGTATGAAAGGTAAAAAAGAAAGCCATACTTACGATTATATCAAGCAATTGAGCTATGATGAATTCGAACAGCGTAAATACCTGAAATATGGTAACGACACCGAAACGAATTATACTTATGATGCCGTAATGAGAAGATTACAGCAGTTACAGGTAAGAAGCGGAGAAAGACAGGTCCTAAACAATGCTTATGGTTATGATAGGGTTGGAAACGTATTAAGCATTAAAAATACAGCTCCAATAATAAACAACAGCTTAGGAGGAACCTCTTCTCAAGAATACCAATATGATGATTATTATAGATTAAAATCGGCAAAAGGTTCTTATCAAGGAGAGTTTACCAAAGCCAGTTATGAGCTGAATATGTCCTATAATAAAATGCATAATATTACAAAGAAAGATTTGCTTCATACGCTGAACAATGAGCAAAAAGGATATGTTCTAGATTATGCTTACGATAACGAATTACATCCGCATGCACCGAGTAAAATTGTTGAAACAGCTAAAGAAGATCCTCGCGAATATCTATATGATGGAAACGGAAACCCAACGAGTTATACGGAAACTCAAAGTTTCAGAAAAATGACTTGGGACGAGGAAAATCGACTGATGGGAATTAATGATAATGGAAGAATTTATCAATTTTCTTATGATAGTAATGGAGAACGTGTAATTAAAAGTTCAGCCGATTCTCAAAATGTTGTAATAAACGGAGAAAACGCCGCTACAATTATACATACAGATGATTATACAGGATATGTAAGTCCGTATTTTGTAATAAGAAAAGGTAAATTTACCAAACATTATTTTGAAGGAAGTGGACGAATTGTGAGCAAATTGGGTAACGGAACTTTTGCCCAGCCGTTAGGTTTAACAGCAGGAGGTGTAAATTACACCAATCTTAGTGCAGAACAGCAAAAGGCGTTAGATGCTTATGTGAAAAGTTTAGGTTTACCACCAGGACCTCCAACACAGCAAGGAATCTATGCTACGCCAGAATTTACAGGGAATCCGTATCCAAGTGAAGTACTTAAACCTGTAGAAGAAAATCAAGAACCTCCGGAAGGATGGCCTAGAAACCCAATTTTTAATGCTCCGGGAGATGTTCCAGGTCCGCCAGTACAATTTGGCCCTCCAATAGAACCAACTACCGTACAAGCAGGAGAAGGTTTTACAGGAACCGGAATGCCAGAAAATGATATTTTTTATTTTCATGCTGATCATTTGGGAAGTACTTCCTATATTACAGCCAAAAATGGTTCTATTTCACAGCACGTAGAATACATTGCTTTTGGTGAGATTTTGTTTGAAGAACATGCAACTTCGTTTTCGTCTCCTTATTTGTTTAACGGCAAGGAATTAGATAGAGAAACAAACTTAACCTATTATGGAGCAAGGTATCTCGATATGAAAGCTAGTTTGTGGTTAAGTGTCGATCCTTTAATGTTTAAAGAAGACTTTTTTGATGAGCCAGAATCGAGTAACGGAGGAGGGTTTAATTCATTCAACTTAACATCTTATGCATTTTCATACAATAACCCTGTAAAATATGTAGATCCAGATGGAGAATGTCCTAATTGTGCCACTGCTGCCGCAGGAGCATTGATTGGCGGTATTATAGGAGGTGCAATAGAAGCAGGAACCCAATTATACAAAAACGGTAAAGTAGATAATTGGAAAGCCGTAGGTGGTGCCGCGGTACAAGGTGCTGTTGTAGGAGGAGCCGCAGGATTTACTGGAGGAGCCAGTTTATTGGTAACTGCAGGTGTTTCTGGTGGAGCTAATGCCGTTGGAGGTGCTGCGAGCAGAGCAATTCAGGGACAAAAAACAACCGTTAGAGATGTTGTAGTTGATGGAACCGTAGGAGCTGTTTTAGGAGCTGGAGGGAAATTGGTAGGGAATGCCGTTAAAAATTCGACGAATAATTTATCACGAAGCGCTAAAGGAAAATTAGGAGAAGCCATTACAGAAATCAAATACAGAGGTCGAGGTTATGTCAGTCAAGGCAAGGCTCAGGTTATGACTGGCGGAAGGACTCCAACAGGAAGACAAGCCAAAGCATTATTTGACCATGACATGAAAAACATATTTACCGGGCGACGATTGACGGTGGAAAGCAAATTTAACACCTCCGGGTTGACCAGAAATCAAAGAACAGCAATCAACAGGGGGGCACAGGTCATTATAGACAGGACCACCAGCCAAGGTCTAGGGAATGCCGCCAAAACGGCGACTGTGGGCGCTGGCGGTGGCATAGCAGCCCAAAGAAATACAAGAGACTAA